The genomic window ACTGCCCAATCAACAACCCACACAAACCCCTCAGAAAAGCAGACTGGTACATGCACAAGAGGAATCACTACACTTGAAGCTGATCCATCTACCGCTAGCTACATCTGCCTTAAAAGACTAAAGGCAAAGACTACAGTTGTACAGCAGAGGATTTTAGCCCTCCACATCTATCTTCcacacaaagctgctttttgccACGCCTTCACGAATACATGGTCAGCTGCAGCCAGTCCTCAATGGTCACTTTGACATGCCCACTTCCATCTTGGTCCAGGGACTTGAAGGCGCGGAACATGCTGTCCAGCCGCACCAGGCAGCTGATGAAGCTGTTGAAATCCATGCTGCCGTCCTCGGCGGCGTATCTGCGCACAAtcacctggcacagctgctcGTTCAGGTGGAACCCCGCAGCCTTCAAAGCGTTTGGCAGCTGGGCTCTCCCAACAGTGCCTGACTGATCAGTATCGTACTGCTTGTACACACACTGCCACTTCTTGACGTTGTTCCACAGATACTTGAACTCCTCAAAGCCCAGTTTGCCGCTCGTATCGCTGTCCATGACGGCGACCATGCTACGGCAGGTGTCCAAGCTGAAGCCATCCGTCTTCAAGTCTTGGTGTCTGGAAAGGACTTTGTTCAGGATGTCCCTTAGCTCTGTGGCACACACTTCCATATCATCTCCAGCCAGCTGGGCAAACAGACGACGGAACTGTCTGATCTCATCACTCTCCTGAGCTTCCACATTTGTAAAATGATTGCGAGGAGGTGGAGGTGGCTCTGGATTATACTGAGCTGCCGCTTCACTTATAAGGTTGACGAGACCTCCAACAAGTCCTCCAATATTCCCTGCACCTCCACCTCCTGTTAGGAGCCCCCCAAGGCCACGTGCAAGGCTTCCTCCACGACTACTACCACTTCCTCCACTCAGCAAAGCTTTAGCAAGGAACATTGTGAAGATTTTTTGAAGCGAGTTACTCAAAGATCCAGCGTTCTGTAGCTCTCCAAAGCTGTTTTGTGTCTGACTTGGGTGTAGGCGAAACACAGCTTATCTGCATGCTTAGACTTCCCCATGTCTGTGCATGTCTCTGGCTGCCAGTTACGTCTCACTGGTTTCAGTCAGGTGTTGGTACgcctctcttttcttctttgcagcGTTATGTTTATGTGATTTGAGGAaacattttagagaaaaaaaataatgaggcTGAAACGCAGAAAGCAGTCTCAGAATGCCTGTGCTCATACCTGAAGTAATTTGAAAACAGCCCTGTTAGACGAGCATGACTGTTCCTCAGTTGTGTGGATCTCCTTAAAGGTGCATGCAACTTTGTACTTGTTTGTTTTCGCAATCTTTTATTCCCTCAAATTTTTAGTGAATTGAGCATTGCTTTGCTAGTTCTTGTCATTGATGTTGCGCCATataaagaaattgaaatggTTGCCCTTAATTACTCTGGTTGTCACAGCACATTTCTGATGTAGGTACTGTGCTTCAGGACCCAGACCACATGCCTCAGGAGCCAATGGTCCAAGATGGGGAGGCAGGAATGACCAAAGGATGAGTACCTAGCTCTGTTAGAGCTTCAACACATTCAGCAgttcaagaaataaatttggCTCTATCCTATTTTCGAGCTTGTCAAAAGTTTTCACCTGGAAAAATCCTGAAACAGTTTTAACCAGCATATACCATGGCCTCCCAAGGACAGGTGTACTGCTAAGACTAACTGATCAGGAAGAGCTATGGTGAGCTGGGAAAGCTCTTATAGTTCAGAGAAAACCTCCAGTCCACAGGAACTTGCAGGACAACAGGGTGTGTGCACTGCAGCACATGTGGAGGCCTGAAAGTAAGATTAATTCTATCTCTGCTCTAGTCATTGATGCTTCTGGTATTGAGAGAAATGCAGCCATTTTTGTCATCctcagagagaagcagaaaattggAAAATTTACCCCTAGCACTGACTAGGGGTAAAGCCTAAATGATCATGTTAACACAAAGCCCCCTTTATggctggagagaagaaagaggagtCTCTGTAAAGTCTAACAGCATCCTTCACAAGCACAGCAGAAACACTGCAGTGCTCCAGTTAACACTCCAGTTAGCTTCACTCTGTCTTAAATTATCTAATTAATAACAACAGCTAACTAAGCTTTCAAAACATACATAAGATCAAAATCTGCAGttggcaaaagaaaatattcagctgTTACCAGCATGAAGATTATTGTCTGATACTGGTGCAGCAACTTGGCCCAAACGAAGGCTGCCATCTCCCAAGGCAGAAATGAATGAATGTTTTCCCCACTGAAATTTATGAACAAAACTGTAAGTCACCTACCTTGCTTACAGAAACTGTTAACCAAGAAGCATTTACTAAGCTGGACATAATGAATTATAATAAATATCCTTTTGGTACGTTATTTCTAACAAAATATTGTCAACAAGTCAGTTAACCGATTACTCACCCTGTCAAAAAGTAGAAACAGCTCTCTGAGGACATCTGAAATAGGCAGCTTCAAGTACTCAGCAAACTCCTCAATTCCAATTCTTCCCCCTTTGGAAGCACTTGCAATAGCAGCAAAAGTATCCAACTGCTCTCTGACATGATTCCATTTTAGGCTATGCAAACATGAGGGAGAGGAGATATTTCTATACAGCAGTTCTTGGACAGATGGAATTTCAGTAGGAGTTATTACAGTGTTCAAAGATGAAAAACTGCCAAACAGGGCACGTGTGTACAGCATTTCTAATGCTGTACTTCAGACcagatattttactttaaatcaGTAATTAAGGACTGCTCCCCTCTGgttattaatattaaaagcaGGCAGTTCTATGCTTGGGTATGTCAGACTTCCATAGACTAACTTCCCAAACTGTCCAATTACtaggctgctccagcagagagcTTTTCATCACTGTACATTCAGGTGTAACAATATTTTGCTCCATCATGCTCTAGGGTAAGCATTTCCTTGACTGAGGGAGCACATGTCAGCTCTTATTAGCAACCTC from Parus major isolate Abel chromosome 11, Parus_major1.1, whole genome shotgun sequence includes these protein-coding regions:
- the CAPNS2 gene encoding calpain small subunit 2 — translated: MFLAKALLSGGSGSSRGGSLARGLGGLLTGGGGAGNIGGLVGGLVNLISEAAAQYNPEPPPPPRNHFTNVEAQESDEIRQFRRLFAQLAGDDMEVCATELRDILNKVLSRHQDLKTDGFSLDTCRSMVAVMDSDTSGKLGFEEFKYLWNNVKKWQCVYKQYDTDQSGTVGRAQLPNALKAAGFHLNEQLCQVIVRRYAAEDGSMDFNSFISCLVRLDSMFRAFKSLDQDGSGHVKVTIEDWLQLTMYS